The stretch of DNA CGACAGGAAGATCACGCCGTGGTCGTCGCTGACCATCAGCGGCTCGGCGCCGCTGCCGGCACGCTGGAACCACTCCAGGTTGAGCTTGACCACGGTCACGCCGATGACCTTGCCGCCGGCTTCGATCGGCTGCGCGAGGTAGTAGCCGGGTTCGTCGCTGGTGATGCCGATGGCGTAGAAGCGTCCCATCCTGCCGCCCGCGGCGGTCTGGAAGTAGGGGCGGAAGCGGTAGTCGGTGCCGACGAAGCTGCCGGGCTGGCCGTGGTTGCTGGCCGCCAGCGCAATGCCGTTGGCGGCGATCACATAGGTGGCCGACGCATGCGCGCGCCGGTTGACCTCGGCCAGGTACTGGTTGGCGGCGGCGACGCGCTGCGCGTCGTCGGGGGCGGCGAGCAGTTCGCGCACGAACGGATGCAGCGACACCAGCGCGGGCAGGAACTCGTAGCGGTCGAGCGTGCTTTCGAGCGTGGCGGCGTAGCGGTCGGCGCGCGTCGCGGTGCCTTGCTGCAGGCTGGCCAGTCCGCGCTGGACCGAGACCAGCCAGGTCAGCGCGCACAGCAGCAGCAGGCCCGCGGCAAGGGCGGCGGCAAAGCCCCACCAGCGCCCGCTGCCGGTCTCCGGCGCGTGCACCGGGCGGGTGGCGGCGGGGTCATGCACGGCGAGAAAGTCGTCGGAGTGTGGCATCGGCGCGCGCGAGGGGTGTCGCGCCGATGATACCCGCAGGCGCGCGGCGGGGGCAGCCGCGCGCGCGGGCGCAGCCGTTTCAGGCGGCGCGCTGGCCGGCTTCGCCAAGCGTATCGGCATCGTCGCCGGCACCGTGCTGCAGCACGCGTGCCAGGCGCTTGCGGTCCAGCTCGCGTTCCCACGCCGACACCACCACCGTGGCCACGCCGTTGCCGATGATGTTGGTCAGCGCGCGGCACTCGCTCATGAAGCGGTCGATGCCCAGGATCAGCACCATGCCCGCCACCGGAATGGTCGGCACCACCGCCAGCGTCGCCGCCAGCGTGATGAAGCCCGAGCCGGTCACGCCGCTGGCGCCCTTGGAGGTGATCATCGCCACCGCCAGGATGGTCAGCTGCTGCATCAGCGTCAGCTCGATGCCGGTGGCCTGGGCGATGAAGATCACCGCCATGGTCATGTAGATGTTGGTGCCGTCCAGGTTGAATGAATAGCCGGTCGGCACCACCAGGCCCACCACCGACTTTGAGCAGCCCAGCTTCTCCAGCTTTTCCATCATGTGCGGCAGCGCGGCCTCGGACGAGCTGGTGCCCAGCACGATCAGCAGCTCTTCCTTGATGTACGAGATAAAGCGCACGATGCTGAAGCCGGTCATGCGCGCGATCGTGCCGAGCACCACCAGCACGAACACGATGGCGGTGAAGTAGAAGGTGCCGATCAGCTTGAGCAGCGGCACCAGCGAGCCCAGGCCGTACTTGCCGATGGTGAACGCCATCGCGCCGAAGGCGCCGATCGGGGCCACCTTGGTGATCACGTGGACGATGTGGAAGAACACCTTCGAGACCTGCTCGATCAGCTGCACCACGATGCGGGCGCGTTCGCCCAGCACCGCCAGCGCGGCGCCGAAGAACAGCGACACCAGCAGGATCTGCAGGATGTCGCCGTTGGCGAAGGCGCTGAACACGGTGTCGGGGATGATGTGCATCAGGAACTCGACCGTGCTCTGGCCGTGCGCCTTCGACACGTACTGGGCGATGGCCTTGGTGTCGAGCGTGGCGGGGTCGATGTTGAAGCCCACGCCCGGCTTGAGCAGGTGCGCGGCGCCCAGCCCGATCAGCAGCGCGAAGGTCGACACCACCTCGAAGTACAGCAGCGCCTTGCCGCCGACGCGGCCGACCTTCTTCATGTCGCTCATGCCGGCGATGCCGGTCACCACGGTACAGAAGATGATCGGGCCGATGATCATCTTGATCAGCTTGATGAAGCCATCGCCCAGCGGCTTCATGGCGACGCCGGTGTCGGGCCAGAAGTGGCCGAGCAGGATGCCGATGCAGATGGCGAACAGGACCTGCACGTACAGGATCTTGTAGAAGGGTTTCCTCATGATGTCGTCCTCGGTGTTGACCGTACCCGGGCGGGTCCGCGCGGGCGCGCGCCGTCACGGTTGCGGCGCGTTCAGGGGCGGGAATTCGCAACCGGCATGCCAGTCCAACCGGTATTGCTAACTGGTTGATTCACAAGGAAAGGCTGGCCGCGGACGGGCGCCCGGCCTCCGGGATTCCGGAATCCCGGACGGCGCGGATCCGGCAATCCGGAAGAGCGGGCGGGCACAGGGTGCGCGAGGCGCCACCTGACAGGGCCCGGGGTGCATGGCGGTGCGCGCAAAGCTGCCGCATATCGCGGCCCGGCGCTCGCAACGCCGTATAATTCCGAGCTTCCGTTCAATGCCGTCCGGGCCGTGCCGCCGTCCGGGGCCGTCTTCACACCGTACGCATGCGCAGCTACTACCAGCACCACGTCTTTTTCTGCCTGAACCAGCGCGAGGCCGGCGAGAACTGCTGCGCCAACTACAACGCCAAGGCCATGCAGGAATACGCCAAGAAGCGCTGCAAGGAACTGGGCATCGCCGGCGGCGAAGGCCGCGTGCGCATCAACAAGGCGGGCTGCCTGAACCGCTGTGAACTCGGCCCGGTGCTGGTGGTCTACCCCGAGGCCATCTGGTACACCTATGTCGACGAGCATGACATCGATGAAATCATCGACAGCCACCTGCTCAAGGGCAAGCCGGTCGAGCGGCTGATGGTGGATCGCTGAACGAGAACGAAGTCCGCGGCGCTGCCGATGCCGCAGCGCCGATGCCTGACCCCGCCGCCCGCACGCCGGACGGTTTTTTCATTTTTTGCCCCGGGATTTCCGGGCCTGAGCCAGCCGGTTCATCGCCATCCAGACCGCCCTATGAACGCGCATACCCAGGTACTTTCCATCGCCGGTCCCGTCGGCGCGATCGACGTGTCGGTGGACCTGCCGCAAGGCGAGCCCCGAGGCCTGGCGCTGGTGGCGCACCCGCATCCGCTGTTCGGCGGCACCAAGGACAACAAGGTTGCGCAGACGCTGGCGCGCGCCTTCGTGCAGCTGGGCTATGCCACCGTGCGCCCCAACTTCCGCGGCGTCGGTGCAACCGCCGGCGAGCATGACAACGGCATCGGCGAACAGGACGACCTGCTCGCCGTGGCGGCCTGGATGCGCCAGCAGACCGCGTGGTCGGCGCAGGCCGCGACGCTGCCGCTGGCGCTGGGCGGGTTCTCGTTCGGCAGCTTCGTCAGCACCCACGTGGCGCGCCGCCTGGCCGAGGCCGGCACCCCGGTGCAGCGCCTGGTGCTGGTGGGCACCGCCGCCAGCCGCTGGGAAGTCGCGCAGGTGCCGGCCGACACCATCGTGATCCATGGCGAACAGGACGACACCGTGCCGCTGGCCAGCGTGTTCGACTGGGCCCGCCCGCAGGAGCTGCCGGTGATCGTGATCCCCGGCGCCGACCATTTCTTTCACCGCAAGCTGCACCTGATCAAGCAGCTCGTCGTCAATGCGTGGGACCGGTAAGGCCGGCACGCCGCCGTCCCGGAACTTCCCGCGCCACCTTCTTACCGTCGGAAAAACAGAAACATGCTGAATCGAGCCACGACACGCCTTTCGTCCGCCTTTGCTCCCGCCGCCATCGCCGCCGCCGTCGTGCTGGCCACCGCGCCCGCCGCCGTGCTGGCGCAGGGCGTGCCGATGCCGCAGGTCGCAGCCAAGTCGTGGATGCTGTATGACGTCACCAGCGGCCAGGCCCTGGCCTCGCAGAATGCCGACGCGCGCATCGAGCCGGCTTCGCTGACCAAGCTGATGACCGCCTACCTGGCGTTCGAGGCCCTCAAGGAAAAGCGCCTGACGCTGGACCAGGCGGTGGTGCCGACCAACCTGGTGCTCAAGGTCAAAAGCGACGAGTCGCGCATGTTCATCGAGCCCAACAAGCCGGTCACGGTGCAGGACCTGCTGCTGGGCCTGATCGTGCAATCCGGCAACGACGCCGCGCTGGCGCTGGCCGAGGCCGTCGGGGGCTCGGAAGAGGGCTTCGTCGCGATGATGAACCGCGAGGCCCAGCGCATGGGCATGAAGAACACCCACTTCACCAATACCGACGGCATCCCCGACCCCAACCACTACACCACCGCGGTCGACCTGGCGACGCTGACCACGCGCCTGATCAAGGACTTCCCCGAGTACTACAGCATGTACTCGCAGAAGGAGTTCACCTATAACAAGATCAGGCAGCCCAACCGCAACCGCCTGCTGTACATCGACTCGACCGTCGACGGCGTCAAGACCGGCCACACCAAGTCGGCCGGCTACTGCCTGATCTCGTCGGCCAAGCGGCCGCTGGCCAACGTGCCGGAGGGCTCGCGCCGCCTGATCTCGATCGTGATCGGCACCACCACCGAACAGGTGCGCACCCAGGAAAGCCTGAAGATCCTCAACTACGGCTTCCAGTTCTTCGACACGCTGCGCCTGTACGACAAGGGCCAGGTGCTGGCCACGCCGGACATCTACAAGGGCAAGAGCGGCACGGTCAAGATCGGCGTGCAGAACGAGACCTTCGTCACCGTGCCCAAGGGCACCGGCGGGCGCCTCAAGCCGGTGCTGGAGCGCCAGGAACTGCTGATCGCGCCGATCTCGGCGGGCCAGCAGGTGGGCATGGTCAAGCTGATGGACGGCGCCAACAAGGTGGCCGAATTCCCGGTGGTGGCACTGGAAGAGGTGCCCGAGGCCGGCTTCTTCGGCCGCCTGTGGGACACCATCCGCCTGTGGTTCAAGCGCAAGTGACCTGAATGCGCGCGAGCCGGTGCGCCACGCGGCGCGCCGGCCTCGCGCCGGAGAATCCGAGATGACGACCGACAACCAAGGCAGCGGCAACAAGCCCGGCGATATTCCGCCGGAGCAGTCGCTGATCGAATACCCGAGCCATTTCCCGATCAAGGTGATGGGCGCGATGCAGGACGGCTTCGCCGAAGCCATCGTCGCGCTGGTGCAGGAGTTCGATCCGGACTTCCACGCCGGCAAGATGGAAATGCGCCCGTCGAGCAAGGGCAACTACCTGGGCCTGACCGTGACGGTATGGGTCACCAGCCGCGAGCAGCTGGATGACCTGTACCGGGCGCTGACTTCGCATCCGATGGTGAAGGTGGTGCTGTAACGCGCCGGCGTTTCTTTCGCGCCATGTTTGCTCCCCTCTCCCGCGCGCGGGAGAGGGGCCGGGGGAGAGGGCAGGCGCGCGCATACCGACGCGCTTCACTTCGTCTGAAGCTCCTGCCCTCTCCCCCAACCCCTCTCCCGCAGGCGGGAGAGGGGAGCCTTCCGCAGCCCTGGCGATTGTCCGCTCCGGCATGCCAATTCCCATACCAACATGAACACCATCACCCTGAAACCCGGCAAGGAAAAATCCCTGCTGCGCCGCCACCCGTGGATCTATGCCACCGGCATCGCCACCACCGAAGGCCGCTGCGAGCCGGGCGCCACCGTGATCGTGCGCGCCGCCGACGGCCGCTTCCTGGCCAAGGCCGCCTACAGCCCCGAATCGCAGATCCGCGCGCGGGTGTGGACCTTCGACGAGAACGAGCCGGTCGACCACGCGCTGTTCAAGCGCCGCGTGGCGGCGGCCATCGCCTACCGGCGCCAGTGGGTGCGGGACAGCGACGCGGTGCGGCTGATCTTCGGCGAATCGGACCGGCTGCCCGGCCTGATCGTCGACTACTACGGCAACGGCGCCACGGGCCAGCTGGTGTGCCAGTTCAACTCGGCGGGCGTCGAACACTGGAAGACCGCGATCGTGCAGGCGCTGGTCAAGGAGACCGGCTGTCCCAATGTCTATGAGCGCTCCGACGCCGCCGTGCGCCAGCGCGAGGGGCTGGAGCTGGTC from Cupriavidus taiwanensis encodes:
- a CDS encoding dicarboxylate/amino acid:cation symporter, whose amino-acid sequence is MRKPFYKILYVQVLFAICIGILLGHFWPDTGVAMKPLGDGFIKLIKMIIGPIIFCTVVTGIAGMSDMKKVGRVGGKALLYFEVVSTFALLIGLGAAHLLKPGVGFNIDPATLDTKAIAQYVSKAHGQSTVEFLMHIIPDTVFSAFANGDILQILLVSLFFGAALAVLGERARIVVQLIEQVSKVFFHIVHVITKVAPIGAFGAMAFTIGKYGLGSLVPLLKLIGTFYFTAIVFVLVVLGTIARMTGFSIVRFISYIKEELLIVLGTSSSEAALPHMMEKLEKLGCSKSVVGLVVPTGYSFNLDGTNIYMTMAVIFIAQATGIELTLMQQLTILAVAMITSKGASGVTGSGFITLAATLAVVPTIPVAGMVLILGIDRFMSECRALTNIIGNGVATVVVSAWERELDRKRLARVLQHGAGDDADTLGEAGQRAA
- a CDS encoding (2Fe-2S) ferredoxin domain-containing protein — translated: MRSYYQHHVFFCLNQREAGENCCANYNAKAMQEYAKKRCKELGIAGGEGRVRINKAGCLNRCELGPVLVVYPEAIWYTYVDEHDIDEIIDSHLLKGKPVERLMVDR
- a CDS encoding alpha/beta hydrolase, coding for MNAHTQVLSIAGPVGAIDVSVDLPQGEPRGLALVAHPHPLFGGTKDNKVAQTLARAFVQLGYATVRPNFRGVGATAGEHDNGIGEQDDLLAVAAWMRQQTAWSAQAATLPLALGGFSFGSFVSTHVARRLAEAGTPVQRLVLVGTAASRWEVAQVPADTIVIHGEQDDTVPLASVFDWARPQELPVIVIPGADHFFHRKLHLIKQLVVNAWDR
- a CDS encoding D-alanyl-D-alanine carboxypeptidase family protein; protein product: MLNRATTRLSSAFAPAAIAAAVVLATAPAAVLAQGVPMPQVAAKSWMLYDVTSGQALASQNADARIEPASLTKLMTAYLAFEALKEKRLTLDQAVVPTNLVLKVKSDESRMFIEPNKPVTVQDLLLGLIVQSGNDAALALAEAVGGSEEGFVAMMNREAQRMGMKNTHFTNTDGIPDPNHYTTAVDLATLTTRLIKDFPEYYSMYSQKEFTYNKIRQPNRNRLLYIDSTVDGVKTGHTKSAGYCLISSAKRPLANVPEGSRRLISIVIGTTTEQVRTQESLKILNYGFQFFDTLRLYDKGQVLATPDIYKGKSGTVKIGVQNETFVTVPKGTGGRLKPVLERQELLIAPISAGQQVGMVKLMDGANKVAEFPVVALEEVPEAGFFGRLWDTIRLWFKRK
- a CDS encoding YbeD family protein; translated protein: MTTDNQGSGNKPGDIPPEQSLIEYPSHFPIKVMGAMQDGFAEAIVALVQEFDPDFHAGKMEMRPSSKGNYLGLTVTVWVTSREQLDDLYRALTSHPMVKVVL